In Gossypium arboreum isolate Shixiya-1 chromosome 5, ASM2569848v2, whole genome shotgun sequence, a single genomic region encodes these proteins:
- the LOC108450370 gene encoding homeobox-leucine zipper protein ATHB-13-like: MSCNGMAFFPANFMLQTPHHDHEDHQRSTNSINQILPSCTAPQEFHGVASFLGKRSMSSYSGIDHVCEEANGEDDISDDGSQAGEKKRRLNMEQVKTLEKNFELGNKLEPERKMQLARALGLQPRQIAIWFQNRRARWKTKQLEKDYDLLKRQYELIKADNDALQAHNKKLQAEIMALKGREASECINLNKETEGCSSNRSENSSDVKLDNDRPPPPAATISRPARTLFPTGLFQAASSNSSHDDHHQPPQMVKEESLITNMFCTIEEQTGFWPWLEQQQHFN; the protein is encoded by the exons ATGTCTTGCAATGGAATGGCTTTCTTCCCAGCAAATTTCATGCTCCAAACGCCTCATCATGATCACGAAGATCATCAACGCTCCACTAACTCTATCAATCAAATCCTCCCTTCTTGCACGGCGCCCCAGGAGTTTCATG GTGTTGCATCATTTCTGGGGAAGAGATCAATGTCTTCATATTCAGGTATAGATCATGTGTGTGAAGAAGCAAATGGAGAGGATGATATATCGGACGATGGGTCACAGGCAGGTGAAAAGAAGAGGAGGCTTAACATGGAACAGGTAAAGACACTAGAGAAGAACTTTGAGTTAGGCAACAAGCTGGAACCCGAGCGAAAAATGCAGCTGGCTCGAGCTCTTGGACTGCAACCAAGACAGATTGCTATTTGGTTTCAAAACAGACGAGCTAGATGGAAAACCAAGCAACTTGAGAAAGACTATGATCTCCTCAAGAGACAGTACGAGCTCATCAAAGCAGACAATGATGCACTTCAAGCTCACAACAAAAagcttcaagcagag ATAATGGCACTGAAAGGCAGAGAAGCAAGTGAATGCATCAATCTAAATAAAGAAACAGAAGGTTGTAGCAGCAACCGAAGTGAAAACAGCTCGGATGTGAAGCTGGATAACGACAGGCCGCCGCCCCCGGCGGCTACGATTAGCAGACCAGCAAGAACCCTGTTTCCAACAGGACTGTTCCAAGCGGCGTCGTCAAATTCAAGCCACGATGATCATCATCAACCTCCTCAAATGGTTAAAGAAGAGAGCCTCATCACCAACATGTTCTGCACCATCGAGGAAcaaaccgggttttggccatggCTTGAACAGCAACAACATTTCAATTGA